A genomic window from Salvia miltiorrhiza cultivar Shanhuang (shh) chromosome 5, IMPLAD_Smil_shh, whole genome shotgun sequence includes:
- the LOC130985856 gene encoding uncharacterized protein LOC130985856 has product MVNIPVRFERVAAAFDEMSRDRSFESSGSEHSADLSDLVNSFFEREIREQGIGGDADPDGNEIEIDDDESESNSQDSQFHDSLRKLFDRQDGGVRRRISAAVEKALEAVGDKDSSPEFKRRLMARLRSSGFDAGICKSKWEKSGSTPSGNYEYIDVNAGGSRYIVEVPFAGKFTIARPSAAYTALLDGFPTIFVGKAEELKQVVRQMSKAIRKSLKSVGLTVPPWRRLSYMQAKWLGSYKRTTNEIPRAEAFKDLGGNRLVGFTAAAPVLSFCRGDFTAKHGVRVGNLAAALANEGMLL; this is encoded by the exons ATGGTGAATATTCCGGTGAGGTTCGAACGGGTGGCGGCCGCCTTTGACGAGATGTCGAGAGATAGGTCGTTCGAGAGCAGCGGCAGCGAACACTCGGCCGATTTGTCTGATCTTGTCAACTCCTTCTTCGAGAGAGAAATTAGGGAGCAGGGCATCGGCGGAGATGCCGATCCAGACGGAAATGAGATTGAGATCGACGACGATGAATCTGAAAGTAACTCGCAGGACTCCCAATTTCATGATTCCTTGAGAAAATTATTTGATCGTCAGGATGGCGGCGTCCGGAGAAGAATTTCTGCTGCGGTGGAGAAGGCGTTGGAAGCCGTTGGCGATAAGGATTCGTCGCCGGAATTCAAGCGCCGGCTAATGGCCCGGTTGCGTAGTAGTGGCTTTGATGCcg GCATTTGCAAATCCAAGTGGGAGAAGAGCGGCAGCACCCCGTCGGGGAATTACGAGTACATAGACGTGAATGCAGGCGGCAGCCGCTACATAGTGGAAGTTCCCTTCGCCGGGAAGTTCACAATCGCGCGTCCGAGCGCCGCCTACACGGCGTTGCTGGATGGATTTCCGACGATCTTCGTGGGCAAAGCTGAGGAGCTGAAACAAGTGGTGAGGCAAATGTCGAAGGCGATAAGGAAGTCGTTGAAGAGCGTCGGGCTAACCGTGCCGCCGTGGCGACGGTTGAGCTACATGCAGGCCAAGTGGTTGGGCTCCTATAAACGAACCACTAATGAAATTCCAAGAGCTGAGGCCTTCAAGGATTTGGGGGGAAATAGATTGGTTGGTTTTACGGCGGCGGCGCCGGTATTGTCCTTCTGCAGAGGCGATTTTACGGCCAAACATGGCGTTAGAGTTGGTAATCTGGCTGCGGCTTTGGCCAATGAGGGAATGCTGCTCTAA